The Nitrospirota bacterium genome has a window encoding:
- a CDS encoding porin family protein, whose protein sequence is MKKVIMAVITIFMAMLVATSVYAQDAKSYVDLKLGAFYPNQKEDGLKDFDIGPNIEADLGYKFNKNLAGEIGIGYIRTTAEFIYDPTTGEKEEDTASAIPITLTAKGILPLAGDKVELFAGAGLGYYFTKVEAEYVYPPNPVFNDSVSKSKGAFGYHVVGGADYNITKTIALGFEVKWFSVKPDYGTVVSAGGSSLDIGKVEGGGVITNLALKYRF, encoded by the coding sequence ATGAAAAAGGTTATTATGGCTGTTATTACGATTTTTATGGCGATGCTTGTTGCTACATCTGTATATGCACAAGATGCAAAGAGTTATGTTGACTTAAAGTTAGGTGCCTTCTACCCAAATCAGAAAGAGGATGGCTTAAAGGACTTTGATATAGGACCTAATATTGAGGCTGACCTTGGTTATAAGTTTAACAAAAACCTTGCAGGTGAGATAGGGATAGGTTACATTAGGACAACCGCCGAGTTTATATATGACCCAACAACAGGTGAGAAGGAAGAAGACACTGCCTCTGCAATACCCATCACCCTAACTGCAAAAGGCATACTTCCATTAGCAGGTGATAAGGTTGAGCTTTTTGCAGGTGCAGGACTTGGCTACTACTTTACTAAAGTTGAAGCGGAATATGTTTATCCCCCAAACCCTGTTTTCAATGATAGTGTCTCAAAGAGTAAAGGTGCTTTTGGCTACCATGTTGTAGGTGGTGCTGACTACAATATTACCAAAACAATTGCCTTGGGCTTTGAGGTAAAATGGTTTTCAGTAAAGCCTGATTATGGCACAGTAGTATCCGCTGGCGGCAGTTCTCTGGATATAGGAAAAGTTGAAGGTGGAGGTGTAATCACAAATCTTGCCTTAAAGTATAGGTTTTAG
- a CDS encoding DUF5618 family protein: MKEAMRYLNNARGILKSANIEDNAYTDVKYVQEACGTAYLAILKAIDEYLINRGVDQKDLPQSVEGYRGMIKKYLTVRNGKLAKEFEKLYKELHIAGYYRGLLEDVDMIKAALKSARVFIEKIEK, from the coding sequence ATGAAAGAGGCCATGAGATATTTAAATAATGCAAGGGGGATCCTTAAATCAGCGAACATTGAGGATAATGCCTACACCGATGTCAAGTATGTGCAGGAAGCATGCGGGACCGCATATCTCGCTATATTGAAAGCAATTGATGAATATCTAATCAATAGAGGCGTAGACCAAAAGGACTTGCCACAATCGGTTGAGGGATACAGGGGGATGATAAAAAAATATTTAACTGTGCGTAATGGCAAGCTCGCAAAAGAATTTGAGAAACTATATAAGGAATTGCATATAGCAGGTTATTATAGAGGATTGCTGGAAGATGTAGACATGATAAAAGCTGCCCTCAAATCAGCAAGAGTCTTTATAGAGAAGATAGAAAAATAG
- a CDS encoding helix-turn-helix transcriptional regulator yields the protein MEGLTNQLGKRVKHIRKALKLTQGKIAEKTGLSVEYISRIERGVGQPSFRTLESLANVLHVDVKDFFDFKAHIIFKDKKQIAKQKKEYLEAISSELRSMEIHELAVIYNVIKGLVSR from the coding sequence ATGGAAGGCCTCACCAATCAGTTAGGCAAAAGGGTAAAGCATATCAGGAAGGCGTTGAAACTTACGCAAGGAAAGATTGCTGAAAAGACAGGCTTAAGCGTGGAGTATATAAGCAGGATAGAGCGAGGCGTTGGACAGCCTTCTTTCAGAACCCTTGAGTCGCTGGCAAATGTTCTTCATGTAGATGTCAAAGATTTCTTTGATTTTAAGGCTCATATTATATTCAAGGATAAGAAACAAATCGCTAAACAGAAGAAAGAATATCTTGAGGCTATCTCATCCGAGCTGAGGAGTATGGAGATTCACGAATTGGCAGTAATTTATAATGTTATCAAGGGATTAGTAAGCAGATAG